From a region of the Chloroflexota bacterium genome:
- a CDS encoding type I restriction-modification system subunit M: protein MSTQSATIVQRLWNYCNVLRDDGVSYGDYVEQLTYLLFLKMAQEQRHYYDIAGLIPEAYSWASLLPLAGDELEIQYRHLLSELGKGIGLRATIFRKAQNRIQDPAKLRRLIDLIDSETWIGLDIDVKGDIYEGLLEKNAQDTKSGAGQYFTPRPLIQAIVDVMQPSINDTICDPACGTGGFLLAAHDYIRQHNQLNSLDQQKLDNEVIAGWEIVDNTARLCLMNLYLHGIGSGRESSPIMVGDSLASEPQARFSMILSNPPFGKKSSVTIMNDKGESKKETQIVTRNDFLATTSNKQLNFIQHIKTLLEIHGRAAVVLPDNVLFEGGAGETIRRRLLQECDVHTLVRLPTGIFYAQGVKANVLFFDKKPQRESPWTSDLWIYDLRTNQNFTLKERPLMRSDLDEFVACYNPSNRRERQATWSEHNPNGRWRKYSYHDLLARDKVSLDIFWLRDESLEQSANLPSPDVLAAEIMDDLQAALEQFSAIADALGDGDAR from the coding sequence TTGAGCACTCAATCAGCGACAATTGTCCAACGGTTATGGAATTATTGTAATGTTCTGCGTGATGATGGCGTTTCATATGGTGATTATGTCGAGCAATTGACCTATCTGCTGTTCTTGAAAATGGCCCAAGAGCAACGCCACTACTACGATATTGCTGGCTTGATTCCCGAAGCATATAGCTGGGCTAGCCTGTTGCCATTGGCGGGCGACGAACTTGAAATTCAATATCGACACCTCTTGAGCGAGCTAGGCAAAGGGATTGGGCTACGGGCGACAATTTTCCGCAAAGCCCAAAATCGCATTCAAGACCCAGCCAAATTACGCCGTTTGATCGACCTGATCGACAGCGAAACCTGGATTGGGCTTGATATCGACGTGAAGGGCGACATTTACGAAGGCCTGTTGGAAAAAAACGCCCAAGATACCAAATCGGGTGCAGGCCAATATTTCACCCCACGCCCGTTAATTCAAGCGATTGTCGATGTGATGCAACCAAGCATCAACGACACGATTTGTGATCCGGCTTGTGGCACTGGCGGCTTTTTGCTAGCAGCCCACGACTATATTCGCCAGCACAACCAACTCAACAGCCTCGATCAACAAAAACTTGATAACGAGGTGATTGCAGGCTGGGAGATTGTCGATAACACGGCGCGGCTGTGTTTGATGAATCTCTATTTGCATGGCATTGGCAGTGGCCGCGAGAGCAGCCCAATTATGGTTGGCGATAGTTTAGCCAGCGAGCCGCAAGCCCGCTTCTCCATGATTTTGTCGAATCCCCCATTTGGCAAAAAGAGCAGCGTCACGATTATGAACGACAAGGGCGAATCGAAAAAAGAAACCCAAATTGTTACCCGCAACGATTTTCTGGCGACCACCAGCAACAAACAACTTAATTTTATCCAGCACATCAAGACCTTGCTTGAAATTCATGGCCGAGCGGCTGTGGTTTTGCCCGATAACGTCTTGTTTGAAGGTGGGGCGGGCGAAACGATTCGGCGGCGTTTATTGCAAGAATGCGACGTGCATACCTTGGTGCGGCTGCCAACTGGCATTTTTTATGCCCAAGGAGTCAAGGCGAATGTCCTATTTTTCGACAAAAAGCCCCAACGTGAAAGCCCATGGACCAGCGATCTATGGATTTACGACCTGCGAACCAACCAAAACTTTACGCTCAAAGAACGACCATTGATGCGCTCCGATCTTGATGAATTTGTCGCATGCTACAACCCAAGCAATCGCCGTGAGCGCCAAGCAACCTGGTCAGAGCACAACCCCAACGGGCGTTGGCGCAAATATAGCTACCACGATCTGCTAGCCCGCGATAAAGTTAGCCTCGATATTTTCTGGCTACGCGACGAATCGCTTGAACAAAGCGCCAATCTCCCCAGCCCCGACGTGTTGGCCGCTGAAATCATGGATGATCTCCAAGCGGCGCTTGAGCAATTTAGCGCGATTGCCGACGCTTTAGGCGATGGTGATGCTCGATGA
- a CDS encoding choice-of-anchor A family protein, which produces MKQRVVWFAVLLVAVLGVPFSVWAATPRQTPTKAPLAVQATVRVVESVPAAAPAVAVTATAVTCDPLTTRSLYGWFTSNTTGSVYNSSYTCAFEVGIAAYSMFDDRIGNQQLFDYTMYTVAPRQTINLNVKIPDCKAQLDIFRGPVLHSLVGQRYGERLLSTRFPNTTLCAPPVEEVCSQGQISRLSGVSNNQLVTGVLNIQAEVTGALPQKVEFALTGAQTTNYTDVNSPYYFMGNNGSQPNGWDSSTKPEGDYRLSATYVGLFGESLAIRCEPVAVNFSIRRSTPTTEPTATSTPLPTATNTPVPTATNTPTATATNTPVPTATNTPLPTATNTPTATATNTPLPTATNTPVPTATSTPTATATNTPLPTATNTPVPTATSTPVPTSTPVPGNQCVPQGLGTAGDFNVFTFGNITQSNTDIEGRVAAGGNINFQNFGVGVRLTNSNGTRDDLVAGGSLTYTNGSVYNGNVVYGTTKSLNGVSVLNGTVRQGQPINFANEQTSLRNRSQAWAALSANGTTVYEYGAVKLTGTNTTLNIFTVDGAQLNNANGLNINVPASSSVLINITGTNTRMQNFETFLINVDQTKIVYNFYQATSFSLSGIGIKGTILAPFADVSFSNGQINGTLIGNSLIGGGESHHYPFNGCLPAIPASKSVER; this is translated from the coding sequence ATGAAGCAACGTGTTGTTTGGTTCGCTGTGTTGCTGGTGGCCGTGCTTGGCGTGCCTTTTAGTGTTTGGGCTGCAACCCCGCGTCAAACTCCGACCAAAGCACCGTTGGCCGTTCAAGCTACTGTGCGCGTCGTGGAATCGGTTCCTGCAGCGGCTCCGGCGGTGGCGGTAACGGCAACTGCGGTTACCTGCGATCCGCTGACCACCCGCTCGTTATATGGCTGGTTCACCTCGAACACGACTGGCTCGGTTTACAATAGCTCATACACATGTGCATTTGAGGTAGGAATTGCCGCATACAGCATGTTTGATGATCGAATTGGCAACCAACAGTTGTTTGACTACACCATGTATACCGTGGCCCCGCGTCAAACGATCAACTTGAATGTAAAAATTCCTGATTGCAAAGCCCAACTGGATATCTTCCGTGGGCCAGTTTTGCACTCGCTGGTTGGTCAGCGCTACGGCGAACGCTTGCTTTCAACGCGCTTCCCCAACACAACCCTTTGTGCTCCACCAGTTGAAGAAGTGTGTAGCCAAGGCCAAATCAGCCGCTTGAGTGGCGTGAGCAACAATCAATTGGTAACTGGAGTTTTGAATATTCAAGCTGAAGTTACTGGCGCTTTGCCCCAAAAAGTTGAATTTGCCTTGACTGGTGCCCAAACCACCAACTATACCGATGTCAACTCGCCCTACTATTTCATGGGCAATAACGGTAGTCAGCCCAATGGTTGGGATTCAAGCACCAAGCCCGAAGGCGATTATCGCTTGAGCGCAACCTATGTTGGTTTGTTTGGTGAATCATTAGCGATTCGCTGTGAGCCTGTGGCTGTCAATTTCAGCATTCGCCGCAGCACGCCAACCACCGAGCCAACCGCAACCAGCACCCCGTTGCCAACCGCGACCAACACGCCAGTGCCAACCGCGACCAACACGCCAACGGCCACTGCAACCAACACGCCAGTGCCAACGGCAACCAACACACCGTTGCCAACCGCGACCAACACGCCAACGGCTACTGCAACCAACACACCGTTGCCAACGGCAACCAATACGCCAGTACCAACCGCGACGAGTACGCCAACGGCTACTGCAACCAACACACCGTTGCCAACCGCAACCAACACGCCAGTGCCAACGGCAACTAGTACTCCAGTACCAACCAGTACTCCCGTTCCTGGTAACCAATGTGTACCACAAGGGTTAGGCACTGCTGGCGATTTCAATGTCTTTACCTTTGGCAACATCACCCAAAGCAACACCGATATTGAAGGTCGGGTCGCTGCTGGTGGCAATATCAACTTCCAAAACTTTGGGGTTGGCGTGCGCTTGACCAACTCGAATGGTACACGCGACGACTTAGTTGCTGGCGGTTCGTTGACCTACACCAACGGTTCGGTTTACAACGGCAATGTGGTTTATGGCACGACTAAATCATTGAATGGCGTTAGCGTCTTGAATGGTACCGTTCGCCAAGGTCAACCAATCAACTTTGCCAACGAGCAAACTTCATTGCGCAACCGCTCGCAAGCTTGGGCGGCATTGAGTGCTAATGGCACGACGGTCTATGAATATGGCGCAGTCAAGTTGACCGGAACCAATACAACCCTGAATATCTTCACGGTTGATGGTGCTCAATTGAATAATGCTAATGGTTTGAACATCAATGTTCCAGCAAGTTCATCAGTCTTGATTAATATCACTGGCACGAACACTCGAATGCAAAATTTCGAAACCTTCTTGATCAACGTTGATCAAACGAAGATTGTCTACAACTTCTATCAAGCCACTAGCTTTAGCCTCTCAGGGATTGGCATCAAGGGTACAATCTTGGCTCCATTTGCTGATGTAAGTTTCAGCAATGGCCAAATCAACGGAACCTTAATTGGTAACTCGTTGATCGGTGGTGGCGAATCACACCACTATCCATTCAATGGTTGTTTGCCCGCAATTCCAGCCAGCAAGTCGGTTGAACGCTAG
- a CDS encoding transcriptional regulator, whose product MDKHIKTIAQLNRLVHEPVRLQVMSYLATVDEADFLYLMNELELTQGNLGSHMSKLEAEGYISVTKEFVARRPRTSYRLTSDGKVAIKQYWRLMRSIASDVND is encoded by the coding sequence ATGGATAAGCACATCAAAACCATCGCCCAACTTAATCGGCTTGTACATGAACCAGTTCGCTTACAAGTGATGAGCTATCTTGCTACCGTTGATGAAGCAGATTTTCTGTACCTAATGAACGAACTTGAGCTAACCCAAGGCAATCTTGGCTCGCACATGAGCAAACTTGAGGCCGAAGGCTATATCTCAGTTACCAAAGAATTTGTGGCACGTCGCCCGCGCACCAGCTATCGCCTGACCTCGGATGGCAAGGTGGCGATCAAACAATATTGGCGGCTGATGCGCTCGATCGCCAGTGATGTGAACGACTAA
- a CDS encoding restriction endonuclease subunit S: protein MSQHTATLPPLPEGWVWTTLGEVSNINMGQSPPSETYNTEHIGLPFFQGKADFGALYPSIVKWCSEPLKIAERHDILVSVRAPVGPTNLSPTKICIGRGLAAIRMYNSIPYLYGLYFIRANEDFLQSKATGTTFSSISGQVLNTMPFPLAPLAEQTRIVEALETLFTQLDAGVQALKRSQANLQRYRAAVLKAACEGTLVAQDPNDEPASQLLTRILAERYARWEATEHAKGKMPMPSNYKAPQSPDTSNLPDLPEGWVWASLEQISSKVVDGTHHSPINTIEGDYKYITAKNIKEYGIDLSDVTFVTESIHNSIYSRCNPENGDILYIKDGATTGIATINNLDEPFSLLSSVALIKTSKNINNAFIVYILRSPFIYQRIRNDMAGVAITRITLKILNNVIIPLPPLAEQARIVAEVERRLSVVQALEATLEANLARAERLRQSILKQAFSGQLVPQDPRDEPASLLLEQIQAERAPAPKSLKQRNQTRMDLE, encoded by the coding sequence GTGTCACAACACACAGCAACATTGCCGCCACTGCCTGAGGGCTGGGTTTGGACTACTTTGGGTGAAGTATCAAATATAAATATGGGACAATCTCCCCCATCAGAAACATATAATACTGAACATATAGGATTACCCTTTTTTCAAGGCAAAGCTGATTTTGGTGCTTTATATCCAAGTATTGTTAAGTGGTGCTCTGAGCCACTCAAAATCGCTGAGAGACATGATATTCTCGTGTCTGTTCGTGCGCCTGTTGGTCCAACTAACTTATCTCCTACCAAAATCTGTATAGGCCGAGGTTTGGCTGCAATCAGAATGTATAATTCAATCCCTTATCTTTATGGACTTTATTTTATTCGAGCAAACGAGGATTTTTTACAGTCAAAAGCCACAGGAACCACATTTAGCTCTATTAGTGGGCAAGTGCTTAATACCATGCCCTTTCCACTTGCCCCACTCGCTGAGCAAACGCGAATTGTTGAGGCGCTCGAAACCCTATTTACCCAGCTTGATGCTGGTGTGCAAGCCTTGAAACGCAGCCAAGCCAACCTACAACGCTATCGCGCAGCGGTGTTAAAGGCCGCTTGTGAGGGCACGTTGGTCGCTCAAGACCCCAACGACGAGCCAGCCAGCCAATTGCTAACGCGGATTTTGGCCGAACGCTACGCCCGCTGGGAAGCAACTGAACATGCCAAGGGCAAAATGCCCATGCCCAGCAACTACAAAGCACCACAATCGCCTGATACCAGCAATCTACCGGATTTACCTGAGGGTTGGGTTTGGGCAAGTTTAGAACAGATTTCATCAAAAGTTGTTGATGGAACGCATCATTCACCAATAAACACAATTGAAGGAGATTATAAATATATAACCGCAAAAAACATAAAGGAGTATGGAATAGACTTATCTGATGTCACATTCGTAACAGAATCTATTCACAACTCCATATATAGTCGATGTAATCCAGAAAATGGTGATATTTTATATATAAAAGATGGTGCGACTACTGGTATTGCAACAATAAATAATTTAGATGAACCTTTTTCTCTATTATCAAGTGTAGCACTAATTAAAACATCAAAAAATATCAATAATGCATTTATAGTTTATATTTTGCGCTCCCCATTTATCTATCAAAGAATACGAAATGATATGGCGGGCGTAGCTATTACACGTATTACATTGAAAATATTAAATAACGTTATTATCCCACTTCCACCACTCGCTGAGCAAGCGCGAATTGTCGCAGAAGTTGAACGGCGTTTATCGGTCGTTCAAGCGCTTGAAGCCACGCTTGAGGCCAACCTTGCACGGGCCGAGCGCCTACGCCAAAGCATACTCAAGCAGGCGTTTAGCGGCCAGCTTGTGCCCCAAGATCCTCGCGACGAGCCAGCCAGCCTGCTGCTCGAACAGATTCAGGCCGAACGAGCGCCAGCGCCAAAAAGCCTCAAGCAGCGCAACCAAACCCGCATGGATCTGGAATAG
- a CDS encoding LuxR C-terminal-related transcriptional regulator — protein MPLRAAAHRTTPVCDAEWLEYTNNGRQQRVAVESSAWYAWLKAPTHTTFYFMSTSGTFTARREERRARSYWYAYSKKAGKTRKVYLGLVEQLSLERLLQAAANLADQSTSIRLLLRTKFMLPASRLGLVLRPQLIEHLNNQRLPLILVCAPAGFGKTTLIADWARTQPHPLAWLSLDANDNQPNHFWSYLLTALHNVAPKVVAEALALHTQSIALSHVLTSVINGLTSLNQRLTLVLDDYQTISDPTIHRDLAWLIDHAPAEFQLVLLSRSEPPLPLARWRVAGHLHELLVDTLRFSKAEISTFLGLTMQLELPDETLANLETRTEGWIAGLQLLTLSIHGQNPLATIDLLATISVNQRAIFDYFTQEILQHQPLAVQQFLLQTAILDRLSEALCQAVIDPLVLAALPASTAGLLDNLERSNLFVQALDPKQHWYRYHQLFRESLLQSAEQHLGKHGMAQLHGRASVWFEQAELFTEAINHALAASDFVRAGALIASIGFRLLLSDQSALVQAWLQALPTAVIEQNVQLCLWSAWILVSQNQLAATNHYLSLITKLLADMNAEDEQTASVNGHLRALQANIARRQGDMAQALALTNQALSSLANDNALLRSVITRNLCAGYLVSGDTVAAEQALQQALREQELLELRVSAGDVHPSERQYARTVRLLLWIETTSLRWLQGQLHAAADLYRQTFHLSREQHQHSVSAIACVNLGQILRQWNNLAEAREFIQQGNSYSQQIGADVTHRNGLIELARIQQACGEREQARTTMAQAVELAQSTRGLLWATTWQARLQLAQGDLAAAIRWAQAYQRQANAFPQFNLYDVEDLTLARVLIAQGQVSQACALLDLLLPACQTAGRLPSVIEVYLLQALALAANNDWAAASNQLLQALRLAEPEGYIRLFVDEGTLLADLLVRIEPQVQGTLRQYIQRLLVACGLSITSEPYIFGANLGSFIEPLSERELEVIRLLAAGFSNQAIAYQLVVTLNTIKTHLKNIYGKLAVSSRTQAIARARSLNLISHDN, from the coding sequence ATGCCATTACGTGCTGCTGCGCATCGAACCACCCCTGTTTGTGATGCTGAATGGCTTGAATATACGAACAATGGGCGACAGCAGCGGGTCGCCGTTGAATCAAGCGCATGGTATGCCTGGCTCAAGGCTCCTACGCATACAACATTCTATTTTATGTCAACTTCAGGAACATTTACCGCCCGCCGTGAGGAGCGCCGCGCCCGATCATATTGGTACGCTTATAGCAAAAAGGCTGGCAAAACCCGCAAAGTGTATCTTGGGCTGGTTGAACAACTGAGCCTTGAACGGCTGCTGCAGGCGGCGGCTAACTTAGCTGATCAATCAACCTCGATCAGATTATTATTACGCACTAAGTTTATGCTTCCCGCTTCGCGGCTCGGCTTGGTTCTGCGCCCACAACTAATTGAGCACCTCAACAATCAGCGGCTACCGTTGATCTTGGTATGCGCACCAGCTGGCTTTGGCAAAACCACACTAATTGCTGATTGGGCGAGAACGCAACCTCATCCGCTAGCCTGGCTAAGCCTAGACGCAAACGATAATCAGCCAAACCATTTTTGGAGCTATCTGCTAACCGCACTCCACAATGTCGCCCCGAAAGTCGTTGCCGAAGCACTGGCCCTGCACACTCAATCGATTGCTTTATCGCATGTTTTGACCAGCGTGATCAATGGTTTAACCAGCCTGAACCAGCGATTAACCTTAGTGCTGGACGATTATCAGACAATCAGCGATCCTACAATTCACCGTGATCTCGCATGGTTGATCGATCACGCGCCAGCCGAATTTCAGCTTGTGCTGCTCAGTCGTAGCGAGCCACCGCTACCACTTGCCCGCTGGCGGGTGGCTGGGCACTTGCATGAGCTGTTGGTAGATACATTACGTTTTAGCAAAGCTGAGATCAGTACATTTCTTGGCCTAACCATGCAGCTAGAGCTGCCCGACGAAACGCTTGCCAACCTCGAAACCCGCACCGAAGGCTGGATCGCAGGCCTGCAACTGCTGACACTTTCGATCCATGGCCAAAATCCTTTGGCCACAATCGATTTGCTAGCGACAATTTCTGTTAATCAGCGAGCAATTTTCGACTATTTTACCCAAGAGATTTTGCAACACCAGCCGCTAGCAGTCCAACAATTCCTGCTCCAGACTGCAATTCTGGATCGGCTGAGCGAAGCACTGTGTCAGGCAGTCATCGACCCGCTGGTTCTGGCGGCGCTTCCAGCATCCACAGCCGGGCTACTGGATAATCTTGAGCGGTCGAATTTGTTTGTGCAAGCGCTTGATCCCAAGCAACACTGGTATCGCTATCATCAGCTATTTCGTGAAAGTTTGCTGCAGAGTGCCGAGCAACATCTGGGTAAACATGGGATGGCGCAGCTACATGGGCGGGCCAGTGTTTGGTTTGAACAGGCCGAACTATTCACCGAGGCAATCAATCATGCGCTAGCTGCTAGCGATTTTGTTCGGGCCGGAGCACTGATCGCTTCAATAGGCTTTCGCTTGTTATTGAGCGATCAATCAGCGCTAGTCCAAGCTTGGCTGCAAGCACTACCTACGGCGGTCATCGAGCAGAACGTTCAACTCTGTCTCTGGTCGGCGTGGATCTTGGTATCTCAAAATCAACTAGCCGCCACCAACCACTATCTGAGTTTAATCACCAAGTTACTTGCCGATATGAACGCCGAGGATGAACAAACCGCCAGCGTAAACGGCCACCTCAGGGCACTCCAAGCAAACATTGCCCGTCGGCAAGGCGATATGGCCCAGGCGTTGGCATTGACCAATCAAGCGCTAAGCAGCTTGGCAAATGATAATGCCCTGTTACGCAGCGTGATTACCCGCAATCTCTGCGCAGGCTATCTGGTTAGTGGCGATACCGTGGCGGCTGAACAAGCCTTGCAGCAGGCGTTGCGCGAACAGGAGCTGCTTGAGCTTCGGGTTTCCGCAGGTGACGTGCATCCGAGTGAGCGCCAATACGCCCGCACAGTACGGCTGCTCTTGTGGATCGAAACAACCTCACTGCGCTGGCTACAAGGCCAGTTGCATGCTGCCGCTGATTTATATCGGCAAACATTCCATTTATCCCGTGAGCAGCATCAGCATTCAGTCAGCGCGATCGCTTGTGTCAATTTAGGTCAGATTTTACGCCAATGGAACAACCTCGCCGAAGCCCGCGAGTTTATTCAGCAGGGCAACAGCTATAGCCAACAGATTGGAGCGGATGTAACTCATCGCAATGGATTAATTGAACTGGCGCGTATTCAGCAAGCCTGTGGTGAGCGTGAGCAGGCCCGCACAACCATGGCCCAAGCGGTTGAACTGGCTCAATCGACACGCGGCCTGCTCTGGGCAACAACCTGGCAGGCTCGGCTTCAGCTTGCCCAAGGCGATTTGGCAGCGGCGATTCGTTGGGCGCAAGCATATCAGCGCCAAGCAAACGCCTTTCCACAATTTAATTTATACGATGTCGAAGATTTGACCTTAGCTCGGGTGCTGATTGCTCAAGGACAAGTAAGCCAAGCTTGTGCCTTGCTCGATCTGCTGCTCCCTGCATGCCAAACTGCCGGACGGCTCCCCAGCGTGATCGAAGTGTATTTGCTCCAAGCGCTGGCTCTTGCTGCAAACAACGATTGGGCGGCTGCAAGTAACCAACTTTTGCAAGCCCTAAGGCTGGCTGAACCAGAAGGCTATATTCGACTGTTTGTTGATGAAGGAACGCTGCTGGCCGATCTATTGGTGCGAATCGAGCCTCAGGTGCAAGGAACGCTGCGCCAATATATCCAACGCTTGTTGGTAGCCTGTGGCCTCAGCATAACCAGCGAGCCATATATCTTCGGTGCAAACCTTGGTAGCTTTATTGAGCCGCTTAGCGAACGCGAACTAGAGGTCATTCGCTTATTAGCGGCTGGATTTTCTAATCAAGCGATTGCCTATCAATTGGTCGTCACACTCAATACGATCAAAACTCATCTGAAAAATATTTATGGCAAGCTAGCGGTGAGCAGTCGTACCCAAGCAATTGCCCGTGCTCGCAGCCTCAATCTGATCAGCCACGATAACTAA
- a CDS encoding formylglycine-generating enzyme family protein produces the protein MLIRGLCALVVLLILAACENSAAVSSDETAATVAPTIEQTATPAATPTMAAGTTRIDAAGIAQVWVPAGCFLMGTDPATVTETPPAWARGALASEQPQHEVCLSQGYWIDQYEVSNADYQKFIAAGGYDQEQYWSANGWRWRKSMRNIPVECPDQQPNFPRVCITWYEAEAYSHWRGGRLPTEAEWEYAARGPESRIYPWGDSFDPAKANVLDSTGLVAVGSYPAGVSWVGAHDMAGNAMEWVQDWLDIGYYEDRVRNDPQGPAEGTRKVEKGGWWGSNTFVARSAYRHFEDLPTYEDHHIGVRVVTP, from the coding sequence ATGCTTATTCGTGGCTTATGTGCGCTGGTGGTATTGCTGATTTTAGCTGCTTGTGAGAATTCGGCTGCGGTGTCGTCGGATGAAACTGCAGCAACTGTCGCTCCAACTATAGAACAAACCGCAACCCCAGCGGCGACCCCAACCATGGCGGCTGGCACAACTCGCATCGATGCAGCGGGTATAGCCCAAGTCTGGGTTCCGGCTGGCTGCTTTCTGATGGGTACCGACCCAGCGACAGTGACCGAAACGCCGCCTGCTTGGGCACGTGGCGCACTCGCTAGCGAACAACCTCAACATGAAGTCTGTCTAAGCCAAGGCTACTGGATCGACCAGTACGAGGTTTCGAACGCCGACTACCAAAAATTTATTGCTGCAGGTGGCTACGATCAGGAACAATATTGGTCGGCAAACGGCTGGCGCTGGCGCAAATCAATGCGTAACATTCCGGTTGAATGTCCAGACCAACAGCCAAACTTTCCACGGGTTTGCATCACGTGGTACGAGGCCGAAGCCTATAGCCATTGGCGCGGTGGACGTTTACCAACCGAAGCTGAGTGGGAGTACGCTGCTCGTGGGCCTGAATCGCGCATCTATCCTTGGGGCGATAGTTTTGATCCAGCCAAAGCCAATGTGCTGGATAGTACCGGCTTAGTTGCGGTTGGCAGCTATCCTGCTGGCGTGAGTTGGGTTGGTGCGCATGATATGGCCGGCAATGCAATGGAGTGGGTGCAAGATTGGCTAGATATTGGCTACTATGAAGATCGGGTACGCAATGATCCCCAGGGTCCGGCGGAAGGTACGCGTAAAGTTGAAAAAGGTGGTTGGTGGGGCAGTAACACCTTTGTCGCCCGTTCAGCCTATCGCCACTTCGAAGATTTACCAACCTATGAAGATCATCATATCGGTGTACGCGTGGTCACACCCTAA